The genomic region GAGCGCCTTCACGTGCGCGAGCGCGCGCTGCCCTTCGATTCTGGGCGCGGTCACGTCGGCGTACTGCACCGGCGGCGCGGCCTGCGGCGACTCCGCCTTCACCGCGACCGGTCCTTCGAGCGTGGTCTTCTGCTCGCCACATCCCGCGAGCGCAACCGCGTAAACCAAGACCAAGACCTTTAACCACGAAGGACACGAAGTATCACGAAGGAAACCAGAAGAAAGCACTACTTCGTGCTCCTTCGTGTCCTTAGTGGTTAAGTGTTTTGTCACGCCGCTTCCTTCGCCACTCTCCGCGCCGGGTGCACCAGCCACGCGATCCCGATGCTCAGCACGTACAGCACGATCATCGGCGCCGCGAAGATGCACATGTTCAGGATGTCGGTGGTCGGCGTCAGCACCGCCGCGATGATGAAGATGATCAGGATGGAGTAGCGGAAGTTCCGCCACAGGAAACCGGGGCTCACGATCCCCATCAGCGCGAGGAAGAAGATGAGGATGGGCATCTCGAAGATCACGCCCATGCCGGCGATGACCGTGAGGAACAGGTCGGTGTACTTGTCCACCGTGATCATCGGCTTGAACTGCTGGCCGTACCCGATGAGGAAGTCGAGCGCCGCGGGATACACGATGAAGTACCCGAAGGCGCCGCCCGCCACGAACAGCCCCACCGTCGAGAGCAGGAACGGCGCGACGTACTTCTTCTCTTTCCGGTACAGCCCGGGCGCGATGAACGCCCACACCTGGTAGAGCACCCAGGGCGACGCCAGGAACAGCCCGCCCAGCAGCCCGATCTTCAGGTAGATGTTGAACGGCTCCGTGGGCGAGGTGTAGACGAGCTGCGTGTCGAGCTGGTGCGCCTGGAGCGCCTTCACGATCGGCCGCTGCATCCAGCCGAAGATGCGCTCCGCGTAGTACCACGCCACGCCAAAGCACACCGCGATCCCCAGCAGCGACCAGATCAGCCGCCGCCGCAGCTCCTCCAGGTGCTGGAGAAAGCTCATCCCGCTCAGTTCTTCGCTGTGCTTGACGTCGAGAGCGGGGTCCACGGCCGTCTCAGGCAACGTGGTCTCCCGTGACCCGTGTGGAGGCGGGCGACTCGCCCGCCGCGGCTTCTGGCTTTGCCGTCTCTACCGCCGCGCCATCCGCTTGGGTCTGCGCCGCCGGCGGCTGGATCTTCCGCTCGCCGTGCTCCCACGCCGCCTGGTGGCTCAGCTTGGAGTAGTCCACGTTCTCTTTTGCCACCGTGCCTTCGGGCGGCTCCAGCCCTACCGACTTCCGCGCCTCTTCCTTCAGCTGCTCCAGTTCCAGCTTGTGGACCTCGTCCTCGAGCTGGTGCTTGAAGTCGTTGGAGGCGCGCTTGAACTCGCCCAGCGCCTTCCCGAGCTGCCGGCCGAGCTTCGGCAACTGCGCCGGCCCGAAGATCAGCAGCGCGATCAGGAAGATGAAGATCAGCTCGGGCATCCCGAGGTCCATAGGGGTTAATGATAAACGAATCGAAACGCGCGCCCTTACGTCTAACCAAACAGAGCTGCCGCAGCCCGGGAACCGGCGGCGGCATCTTACAAAAGGTACGCGAGGTGCTCCCGGCGGGCGCCGGAAGCCTCTCAGATTCAGTGCTATACTGCCCGAAATCCACATCCGTCCCGTGACGGAAGCTCGCGAAGGAAGTTCTCATGGCTGGTAGTGCTCGCCGTTCTCTGCTCCCTGTCCTGGTCGTCATCCTGCTCTGCGGCATGCTCGGAGTGGTGTTCGGGCAGCGCGTGACGCCCAGCGCCGGCACCTCCGACTCCGACGTGCGCGACTCGCTGCGCACCTTCTCCACCGTCTACGACCTGGTGGAGCAGAACTACGCCGAGCCGGTGAATCCCGACAAGGCAATCTACAACGGCGCCATCCCGGGGATGCTGCGGGTGCTCGACCCGCACTCCAACTTCTTCGATCCCAAGAGCTACTCGCTGCTGCGCGAGGACCAGCGCGGCAAGTACTACGGCGTGGGCATGACGGTCGGCCCGCGCAACAACAAGATCATCGTGATCGCGCCCTTCGTCGGGACGCCCGCCTACCGCGCCGGCATCCGACCGGGCGACGTCATCGTCGCCGTCGACGGCAAGCCCACCGACAACATGAACACCGGCGAGGTCGCCGACCTGCTCAAGGGGCCCAAGGGCACCACCGTCAAGATCACCATCCTGCGCGAGGGCTCGGAGAAGCCGCTCGACTTCACCGTCATGCGCGACGAGATCCCGCGCTACTCGGTGGACCTGAAGTTCATGGTGCGCCCGGGCATCGGGTACATCCACGTGAACGGCTTCAACGAGAACACCGAGCACGAGGTGCAGCAGGCGCTCGACGAGTTCGGCGACATCAAGGGCCTGATCCTCGACCTGCGCCAGAACCCCGGCGGGCTGTTGAGCGAAGGCGTGGGCGTGGCCGACAAGTTCTTGAAGAAGGGCGCGGTCGTCGTCTCGCACTACGGCCGCTCCAGCCCGAAGAAGGAATACCGCGCCACGCACGGCAACGGCGGCAAGGAGTATCCGCTGGTGGTGCTGGTGAACCGCGGCACGGCGAGCGCGGCGGAGATCGTCGCCGGCGCCATCCAGGACCATGACCGCGGGCTGATCGTCGGCGAGACGACCTTCGGCAAGGGCCTGGTGCAGACCGTCTACCCGCTCTCGGAGAACACCGGCCTGGCCCTGACCACGGCGAAGTACTACACGCCCTCGGGCCGCCTCATCCAGCGCGAGTACACCGGCGTCTCGCTCTACGACTACTACTACCACCGCGACGAGGCCAACAACAACGGCAAGGAAGTGAAGATGACCGACAGCGGCCGCACCGTCTACGGCGGCGGCGGCATCACGCCCGACGTGAAGCTGGCGGCGCAGAAGACCAACCGCTTCCAGGATTCCCTGCTGCAGAACTTCGCCTTCTTCAACTTCGCCAAGCACTACCTCATCGGCAAGCACGTCGGGCGCGACTTCCAGGTCGACGACGCCGTGCTGCAGGACTTCCGCCGCTACCTCGACAGCCAGAAGGTCGCCTACACCGAGGCCGACCTGATGGAGAACGATCAGTGGGTGCGCACCAACATCAAGACCGAGGTCTTCATCGCCGAGTTCGGCCAGCAGGAAGGCCAGCGCGTGCAGGCCGAGGCCGATCCGCAGGTGATGAAGGCGCTCGAGCTGCTGCCCCAGGCCAAGGCGCTGGCCGAGAACGCGCGCAAGGTCATCGCCGAGCGCAGCGGCCACCCGCTACCCGCGAATAACCAGTAAGCCGCTTCCAACCAGAAGGGCCGGCGCCATGCCGGCCCTTTTTGATCTCTTCGGACCCTAGCTGCGACCGCTGCGCGAACCCGCGACCGCGAGCACGCCTCCGACCACGATGAGCGCCGCGCTGATCATCGGCGAGACCTTCTCCTCGGTCTTGGTCTGCACCCCGATCTTCACGCCGCCCGCTTCCACGCCGTGGTTCTCCTGCCGCGGGATGGGCACGAACAGCGACAGCACGCCCAGCACCACCAGGATGATCCCGACCCAAAGCAAAGCCTTCATAAGGCTCCTTTCGCACCCGGTTCGCGGGCGCACTGATTGTGATGCACCCGAGCTGCTGCCTTTTGCCCCGACCCCTTGGACTCTTCCGCCTCGCCGCGCTTTCCGTTATCTTGGTGCGTTGTCACCTCGGATAGCGGAGACGGCATGAGAGCCATCGGGATCTCGCTGTTGCTCGCGGCCATACCATTCGCCTTCATCGTCTACATGGTCTTCACCGGCGACATCGGAGTGCCGCCGCACTGGACCGTGGACGGCCTGTTCATGACGCTGATCCTGCTGACCATCAGCGGGATCCTGGCGTTCAACGCCCTGCTCGAGGCCAAGGTGCGCGGCCTGATCCGCCTGCCGGGCCTGGAACCCGCCTTGGCGGGCGCCGGCGGCGGGACGTTCGCCGCGGGGCCGCTCTCAACCATGAGCGGCAACCTCAAGACCGACATCGGCGTGATCGAGCAGGTGGATTACTTCGACGCGCCCATCGGGCAGCCCAACAAGTCCTTCGTCCGGCTGCGCGCCAAGGGCGACAAGGACCCGCGCACGCTGGTGCTCTATGGCAACATGCGCAGCCTGCTCATCCCGGGCCGCAAGATGCAGCTCACCTACTTCCCGCAGGAAGGCGGCGCCACCCTGGTCTCCTTCGATTTCAAGTGATCCGGCGCGCGTTACTTCCGTAATTTGACGGTTCCCGGGGCTTGGGCGAAAGTGCATGTGCACGGTGAAGACGGCAGGGGCCGGCTCCACCGCAGCCGAACGGAAGCCCGCCGCCATTTCGGGGGAGTTGGCGGCGGGCGTTCCCTGTACTATATGGAAACCACCAGCACGACGGAGCTTATGGCCACCACACCGACCGGCGGCGACCGGCGCGTCACCCCCCGCGCGAATGCGCAGTTTGAAGTCCGCTACGGCAACGGGGCGGATATCCAGGTCGCGCAGGCCTGCGACATCTCGGCCACCGGCATCGGCCTGCTCGGGCCCAAGCAGTACCCGGTGGGCGCCGAGATCGAGCTGCGCTTCCGCCCGCCCGCGAGCGACAAGGGCGACTTCATCGTGATGAAGGCCAAGGTGCGCCACTCCACCCCGCAGCGCATGGGCCTGGAGTTCGTCAACATCGCGCCCTCCGACCATCTGCGCGTCCGCGACATGATCCACCGGCTGCTGGGGTCGCAGTCCGGCAAGCACTCCATCGGGTGACGCTCCGCAATCTGCTTGCTACAATAGGAAAGTCTCAGCCCGCGCATCCGCGCGGCTTCCTCGGACAAGTGGGGCTATAGCTCAGCTGGGAGAGCGCATCGTTCGCAACGATGAGGTCGTCGGTTCGATCCCGACTAGCTCCACCAATCTCCCCTACTTCTCAAGGCTGACCTCCGACTCCGTCGCCATCACGAGCTCGCTGCCGACGCGCGTCTCGTACTGGATGATGGGCCCCGAGCGCCAGCCCTTCTCGATCGTGCCCACGCCGTACTTCGTCCTGATGCGCTGGCCGGCGCGGTAGCGGAAGGCCTGCGCCGCGTCGGGCGAATCGAAGCTCTGCACCGGATACTTCCAGTGGAGATGGAACGGCCCGACGCCGTGTACCTGCACGGTGGCGGGCTCGGGCGTCTCGCCGAAGATCATCGTGCCCTTGGGAAAGAACGCGTACCCGCCGGGGCCGAGGCAGCGCAGCTTGGCGCGGTCGAAGTCCGGCCCGGTTCCGAGGCAGACTCTTCCTTCCAGCACCGTGATGTGCTCGTCCACCGGATGGGTGTGCGGCGGGATGAAGCCGCCGCGCAGCTCGCGGATACGCATCACGAACGGCTCGCCCGTCTTCTCGACGTCGCCGTGAATGACCTCGAAGTCCTGCGTGAGCGGCTTGAACTCCACCAGCTGTATGCCCGGCGCATCGGCCACCTGCGCGCCGACGCACGCCGCCAGCAGGACCACGCCCAGAACCAGCGCTCGGCTCATGGCGGCCTCCTACTTCTTCCCGGCGATGTCGGTGGTGGCGTGCCACAGGTACTCGACGAACTTGCCGAGCTGCTCCACGCTGATGCGCTCGTCGTTGCCGTGGACGCGCTTGCGGTCTTCGTCGGTCTGCGGGATGGCGATGTCGTAGGCCTGCACGCCTTTCACGCGCAGCTGCGCCGAGTCGGTGGCGCCCACCTGCATGACGGGCAGCGTGGCCGCGCCCGGCCATGCTTTCTGCTGCGCGCGCTCCAGCGCCGCGTACATCTCGCTGTCGAGCCGCGAGGGCGGCGCCGGCGGCCGCTGCTGGCCGCGCTCCAGTGGCACGATCTCCACCGCGGGGTCGTTGACCAGCTCCTTCAGCGTGGCAATGAACTTCGGCATGTCCTCGTCGGGCAGCGCGCGGACGTCGAGCGTAGCCTCCGCCTCCGCCGGAATCACGTTCTCGCGGAAGCCGCCCTGGATGATGGTCGGCGAGATCGAGGTGCGCAGCATCGAGTTCAGCGCGATGTCGTGCTCGCGGAACTGCTGCTGCGTCTTCGGGTCCTCGAGATGGGTGTAGAACCACGCCTGG from Terriglobales bacterium harbors:
- a CDS encoding PilZ domain-containing protein: MATTPTGGDRRVTPRANAQFEVRYGNGADIQVAQACDISATGIGLLGPKQYPVGAEIELRFRPPASDKGDFIVMKAKVRHSTPQRMGLEFVNIAPSDHLRVRDMIHRLLGSQSGKHSIG
- a CDS encoding S41 family peptidase — protein: MAGSARRSLLPVLVVILLCGMLGVVFGQRVTPSAGTSDSDVRDSLRTFSTVYDLVEQNYAEPVNPDKAIYNGAIPGMLRVLDPHSNFFDPKSYSLLREDQRGKYYGVGMTVGPRNNKIIVIAPFVGTPAYRAGIRPGDVIVAVDGKPTDNMNTGEVADLLKGPKGTTVKITILREGSEKPLDFTVMRDEIPRYSVDLKFMVRPGIGYIHVNGFNENTEHEVQQALDEFGDIKGLILDLRQNPGGLLSEGVGVADKFLKKGAVVVSHYGRSSPKKEYRATHGNGGKEYPLVVLVNRGTASAAEIVAGAIQDHDRGLIVGETTFGKGLVQTVYPLSENTGLALTTAKYYTPSGRLIQREYTGVSLYDYYYHRDEANNNGKEVKMTDSGRTVYGGGGITPDVKLAAQKTNRFQDSLLQNFAFFNFAKHYLIGKHVGRDFQVDDAVLQDFRRYLDSQKVAYTEADLMENDQWVRTNIKTEVFIAEFGQQEGQRVQAEADPQVMKALELLPQAKALAENARKVIAERSGHPLPANNQ
- a CDS encoding cupin domain-containing protein; protein product: MSRALVLGVVLLAACVGAQVADAPGIQLVEFKPLTQDFEVIHGDVEKTGEPFVMRIRELRGGFIPPHTHPVDEHITVLEGRVCLGTGPDFDRAKLRCLGPGGYAFFPKGTMIFGETPEPATVQVHGVGPFHLHWKYPVQSFDSPDAAQAFRYRAGQRIRTKYGVGTIEKGWRSGPIIQYETRVGSELVMATESEVSLEK
- the tatC gene encoding twin-arginine translocase subunit TatC, with translation MPETAVDPALDVKHSEELSGMSFLQHLEELRRRLIWSLLGIAVCFGVAWYYAERIFGWMQRPIVKALQAHQLDTQLVYTSPTEPFNIYLKIGLLGGLFLASPWVLYQVWAFIAPGLYRKEKKYVAPFLLSTVGLFVAGGAFGYFIVYPAALDFLIGYGQQFKPMITVDKYTDLFLTVIAGMGVIFEMPILIFFLALMGIVSPGFLWRNFRYSILIIFIIAAVLTPTTDILNMCIFAAPMIVLYVLSIGIAWLVHPARRVAKEAA
- a CDS encoding twin-arginine translocase TatA/TatE family subunit → MDLGMPELIFIFLIALLIFGPAQLPKLGRQLGKALGEFKRASNDFKHQLEDEVHKLELEQLKEEARKSVGLEPPEGTVAKENVDYSKLSHQAAWEHGERKIQPPAAQTQADGAAVETAKPEAAAGESPASTRVTGDHVA